A segment of the Candidatus Methylacidithermus pantelleriae genome:
TGAAAGGTACCCGACACCCCTTCCTTGCGATGATACTCGGCCCGGTCGAGTATCCAGGCTCGCTCAAGCCCCTCCTCTTCCAGTACAAGAGAAAAAAGCCCGTTATTGGGACCGACAAAAAATTTCCCCTTTTTCGTAAGGACCAGTAGGGGTTCCCGCGGGGACCCCACCCCGGGGTCCACGATGGCAACAAAAATGGTCCCGCGAGGAAAGTGGCGGGCAGTCTGGGCGAGAAGATAGGCTCCCTCCTGAATGGCGAAAGGCGTTACCTCGTGGAGCAGGTCAATGACTCGTGCTTGTCGATCGATCGAATAGATAACACCCTTAAGTTCTGCAACGTAGGGGTCGCGCGTACCAAAGTCAGTAAAAAGAGCAATGAGGGGCTGGTCTTTCGGATTTTCCTTCATCCGGGTGTTGCTGGAAGAACATTGTACTAATCCAAAAACTAGCCCTGTCAGGCAAAGGAGGAGAAGGATGCAATCGATGGGGCCTTTGTTTCTCCGTTTTCC
Coding sequences within it:
- a CDS encoding SAM hydrolase/SAM-dependent halogenase family protein encodes the protein MGKRRNKGPIDCILLLLCLTGLVFGLVQCSSSNTRMKENPKDQPLIALFTDFGTRDPYVAELKGVIYSIDRQARVIDLLHEVTPFAIQEGAYLLAQTARHFPRGTIFVAIVDPGVGSPREPLLVLTKKGKFFVGPNNGLFSLVLEEEGLERAWILDRAEYHRKEGVSGTFHGRDIFAPVAAHLAQGIAPESLGSPTHQIERLTLRNPNLAGRTINGEVLHVDRFGNVITNIPKGYAPFLQEGNLLRVTLGNRSFTAPIVRTYSELPQGKVGALFNSSNLLELAGNQAPAARWLKAEPGTPVIVQP